A single genomic interval of Thermococcus celericrescens harbors:
- a CDS encoding nucleotide pyrophosphohydrolase, with the protein MDFRELERKVVAFREERGWGIYHTPKNLAISAAVELGELLEHFQWGSDGEILEAVKDPTKKEAIADEIADVVIYLTLLAHELGIDIDEAVERKLEKNGRKYPVGVTPE; encoded by the coding sequence ATGGACTTCCGGGAGCTTGAAAGGAAGGTCGTCGCCTTCCGCGAGGAGAGGGGCTGGGGGATATACCACACGCCAAAGAACCTGGCCATATCCGCGGCGGTCGAGCTGGGCGAGCTTCTGGAGCACTTTCAGTGGGGGAGCGATGGGGAGATACTTGAGGCTGTGAAGGATCCGACCAAAAAGGAAGCCATAGCCGACGAGATAGCTGACGTCGTGATTTACCTAACGCTCCTCGCCCACGAGCTTGGCATAGACATCGATGAGGCGGTTGAGAGGAAGCTGGAGAAGAACGGGAGGAAGTACCCCGTTGGAGTTACCCCCGAGTGA